One Fundidesulfovibrio magnetotacticus genomic window, TGTTGAGGATGGACGCCTCGGGGCCGGCCAGCTCCAGGGCCTTGTCCAGCTCCGGCAAAGCCTCCTCCGCCCGCCCCTGGCGGTTGAGCGAAACGCCCAGGAGCGAACGGGCCAGCACCGAATCATCCCGCAGGGACAGGGAGCGGCGCAGATCCTTCTCGGCCAGGTCGTACCTTCCCAGGCGCAGGGCGGCGTAACCCGCCAGGAGCGCGATCTCGGAGGACTTGGGGTCGGCCTTGGCGGCCGCGTCCAGGGCCTGGAGGGCCTGCTCCCACTGCCCCATGGCCGAAAGCGCCCGGCCGGCCTTGAGCCCGGCCCGGCCCGGGGGCAGGCCCGCGCGCCCGGCCTGGAGGTAGAACTGGGCCGCCGCGTCGGGGCGGCCGTCGCGCAGGGCCTGGTCGCCCTGCTGCTCCAGGCCCTCTGGGCTTCCCGGGGCGTCCGGGCGCGAGGCCTTGCCCGGGAAGGTGCACCCGCCGGCCAGGACGGCCAGCAGGAGGACGGCGGACAGGGCCACGGAAAGACGCACGGACATGGAACCTCCTGGCGGGCTCAGCGCAGCGAGCCGCCCATGACGGTCATCAGGCGGATGACGCCCGGACCCACGATGACGATGAACAGCGGGGGCAAAATGAAGAAGATGAGCGGCAGCAGGAGCTTCACCGGCAGCTTGGCCGCCTTCTCCTCGGCCAGCTGGAAGCGCTTGGTGCGCATGGCGTCGGCGTAGACGCGCAGGGTCTGGGCGATGGACGTGCCGAACAGATCGGACTGGATGAGCAGGGCCGTGAGGCTGTTCACGTCGTCGATGCCGATGCGCCAGGCAAGGTTTTTCAGGGCGTCGCGGCGCGACTTGCCCGCGCGCAACTCCAGGTTGAGCTGCCGGAACTCCTCGCTCATTTCGGGGTAGCCCGCGCGCAGTTCGGAGCTCACGCGGAACACCGCCTGGTCCAGGCCCATGCCCGCCTCCACGCAGACCACCAGAAGGTCCAGGGCGTCGGGCAGGGCGTTGCGGATGGCCTTGCGGCGCTTTGCGCCCGCCATGCGCAGCCAAAGTGTGGGCAGGTAGAGCCCCAGGCCCGGCAGCATGAGATAGGCCAGGGCCTTGATCTGGGCGAGAGCCTCGGCCAGGACGGTGGCGTGGACCAGGGCCGCCATGCCCAGGCCGCCCAGGGCCAGGCCCATCTTGAAACCCCAGAACACCGTGAAGGCCGAGGCTTTGCGGAAGCCCGCGCGGATGAGTTCCACGCGCACCTCGGAGATCTCCTCGGGCTTCTTGGGCGCAAAGAGCTGCCCCACGCGGCCCACGGCGTCCAGAAGCCCGCGCGCGAGGCCCGGCCCCGCCTGCTGGCCGCTCCCCGGCTTCTTCTCGTCCAGGCCGTAGCGGCCCTCGGTGCGGGCCAGCAGACGCTTGCGGCGCTCCCTGCGATCGGCCGCCAGAAACCACAGCCACACCCCGGCCAGGGCGGCCAGGGCGGCCAGGCTCGCGGCGAAGAGGTCGGTTTCCACGGCCTAGACCTTGATCTTGATCATCTGGGTGATGCTGAACACGCCCAGGGCCATCTGGAAGATGGCCCCGTAGAGCAGCGTGCGCCCCAGGCCCGGCTCCAGAAGCGCCCCCATGTAGCCCGGGTTGATCAAGTTGATCACCAGGGCGATGCCCGGGGGCATGCAGCAGAGGATCCAGGCCGCGAAGCGGCCCTCGGCCGAGAGCACGTTCACCCGGCCGCGCAGCTTGAAGCGCTCGCGGATGAGCCGGGAGATGTTCTCCACGATCTCGGCCAGGTTGCCGCCCGTCTCGCTCTGGATCTTGACGGAGACCACGAAGAACATCAGGTCCGGGCTGTTCACGCGCTGGGAGAGGTTGTCCAGGGATTCCTGGACGCTGCCGCCGAAGTTGATCTCCTCCAGGGTCTTGCCGAACTCTTCTCCGATAGGGTCCTCGAACTCTTGCTGGACCATGGTCAGGCCCGTGGGGAAAGTGTGTCCGGCCTTGAGCGCACGAGAGACCAGATCCAGGGCGTCGGGGAGCTGCTCCTCGAAGCGGGCGTTGCGCGCGTTGATGCGCCGGTTGATCCACCACGTGGGCAGCCAGCCCAGAGCGACGCCGAAGAGCGCGGGCACGAGCACCCCCTCGAAAAGCAGCCCGCCCAGGGCCGCGCCCAGCACGGCGATGGTCAGCGAGAGGAGCACGAACACGGAGAGCGGCGCGTTCACCCGGGCCTGGGCCAGCTTGCGGGCCATGCGCCCGGTCCAGCCCAGGCGGGCCAGGCCCTGGTCCAGCCATTCCACCTCGCTCAGGCGCTGCTTCTTGACGAGGATGGCCGGGGCCTCCACGTCGGGGCGCTCCTCCAGGGCCTCCAGGCGCTTGAGGGTGCGTTCCCGACGCTGGGCGCTGTCGCGCCCGAAGAGCACCAGCACCAGCACCCCCAGGTAGACGCAGGCCACCGCGACGGCCAGTGTGACGGGCAGCGGCGGCACGGGCTCACATCTCCAGGAGCACCCGGGGCGCGAAGAGGTTGCCGGGCAGGTTGATGCCCTTGGCGGACAGACGCTCGGAGAACTTGGGGCGGATGCCGCGCGAGAGGAACTGGCCGCGCACCTTGCCCTCAGCGTTCAGGCCCTTCTGCTCGAAGGCGAAGATCTCCTGCATGGTGATGATTTCGCCTTCCATGCCGGTGAGCTCCTGGAAGGAGATCATCTTGCGGCTGCCGTCGGAGAGCCGGGCGATCTGGATGATCACGTCGATGGCGGAGCTGACGTAACGCTTGAGCGAGAGGCTCGAAATGTTCAGCCCGGCCATGGCCACCATGGTCTCCAGGCGCATCAGGGCGTCGCGGGGGGTGTTGGCGTGGATGGTGGCCAGGGAGCCGTCGTGGCCGGTGTTCATGGCCTGGAGCATGTCCAGGGCCTCGCCGCCGCGCACCTCGCCGATGATGATGCGGTCGGGGCGCATGCGCAGGCAGTTCTTCACGAGGTCGCGCTGGGTGATCTCGCCGCGCCCCTCGATGTTGGCGGGGCGTGTTTCCAGGCGCACCACGTGCTCCTGCTTGAGCTGCAGCTCGGCGGCGTCCTCCACGGTGACGATGCGCTCGTGCTCGGGGATGAAGCGCGAGAGGCAGTTGAGCATGGTGGTCTTGCCCGACCCGGTGCCGCCGGAGATGAGAATGTTCAGCCTGGCCATGACGATGCCCTTGAGCAGCTCGCCCAGCTCCGGGGTGAGGGCCTTGAAGGCGATGAGGTCGTCGAGTTCCAGGGGGTCCTTGGAGAATTTGCGGATGGAGAGAGCCGGGCCGTCGATGGCCAGGGGCGGGATGATGGCGTTGACGCGCGAGCCGTCGGGGAGGCGCGCGTCCACCATGGGCGAGGACTCGTCCACCCGGCGACCCACGCGGTTGACGATGCGGTCGATGATCTTCTTGAGGTGGTCGTTGTCCTTGAAGCGCGCCCCGGTCAGCTCCAGGCGGCCCCGGCGCTCCACGTAGATGTGGCTGTAGGCGTTCACCAGGATGTCGTTGACGGTGGAGTCCTTCAGGAAGGGCTCCAGGGGGCCAAGGCCCATGATCTCGTCGTGCACCTCGTCCACGAGGCGCTCGCGCTCGGCCCGGTTGAGGGGCGCGTGGGCGAACTCGTCGCCCAGGAGTCCGTTGACCAGCCTGTTGATCTCGGACTTGAGGGCCGCCGGGTCCAGGGATTCCAGGAGGCTCAGGTCGATGACCTCGATGAGCCGTTCGTGCAGGAGCGTCTTGAGCTCGTAGTACTGGTCGCCCTGGGCGGCGGAGCGCTGAGGGTCGAGTTCGGGCGCGGCCGGGGCCTGGGCCTGGGCCGTGGGCCGGATGAGCTGGCGTCCCCGCATGGCGTCTTACCTCCCGCCGGGCGCGCGGCCGAAGAGCCTGCGGGCCAGTCCCGCCAGGCCGCTCTCGGCGCGCTCGCCGGACATGCCCGAGGCCAGGGCGGCCAGGGCGCGGCTCACTGCCGAGCGCGGGGCCAGGTCGGCCACGGGCCTGCCCAGGTTGATGGCTTCCAGGGTCAGTGCGTAGTCGTTTGGTATCACCTGGAAGCATTTGAGGCCAAGGGCCTTTTCCATGTCCTCCACGGAGAGCTCGCAGTCGGAGAGGTGGCGGTTCACCACCAGGCGCACCTCGCCCTGGGGGCGCACGTAGTCCAGGAAACGGCGGATGTTGCGCACGCAGGCCATGCTCTGCACGCCCACGAGGTAGACGCCGTCGGCCTGGCCCATGACGCGCAGGGTGAGATCGTCGATGTAGATGCCCAGGTCCACGCTGACGTGGTCGTGCCGGGAGCGCAGCTCCGCGAGGATTTCGCAGAGCAGCTCCGGCGAGAGCCCCGCCGGGGCGTCGGCCAGCTGGGCGGGCAGGGCCAGGAGCGAAAGCCCCGAGACGTGGCGCTCGGCGCATTCGGCGGCGGCGCGCGCCTGGAGCGCGCCCTCCCGCGCCAGGATCTCCGCCAGGGACGTGCCCGGGGTGATCCCCAGAAAGAGCGGGCTTTCGCCGTAAGGAAGGTTCATGTCGACCAGCACGGACTCGCGGGGCGCTCCGCCGGGACCAGGACGGGCCAGCTCGCGTGCCGCGCCCACGGCCAGGGTTGTAACGCCCACGCCGCCCTTGGCGCCGATGAAGGCGTGCAGCGCGCCGGAGCGCCCCGAGGACGCGGGCGCGGAGCGCCGGACGCGCCCGGCCATGCGCTCCAGCGCGCCGGGGAGCTTGCGTTCCAGGTCCGCTGCGGGCAGGGCCTCGCGCACGCCCAGGCGCAGGGCGGCCAGGAAGAGTTCCGGGGCGGCCGGGTGGGCGGCCAGGGCCAGCTGCGCGCCGGGGTGCTCCCGGGCGGCCTGCGCCAGCTGGTCCAGGGCTGCCTGGATGTTCTGCCCGGCGGCCACGAACACCACGTCGGGCCGGGCCTCGGCCGGGCGGGCCAGGGGCTGGCCCTCCAGCGCGGCGCGCAACACGGGCAGCACGGCGGGGTCTCCCGCGAGGAGGACGCCGAGGGGGCGCTCCGCGGCCATGCCCTACCCCTTCCCCAGTGCGAAGAGCCCGAAGCGCGCCTTGCGCTCGGGGCGTTGCGGCCCCCCGTCCAGGGAGAGGGCCAGGGCGCGCACGGCCTCCGTGACCGGGGCCTTGGGCGCGGCCTCGGCCAGGGGCAGGCCCTGGTTGATGGCCCCCAGGGTGGCGGGATAGTCGTTGGGCACGAGCCAGGCCCCGGCGATTCCGGCGGCCTCCTCCAGCTGAGCGGGGGTGATCTGGGCCTTCTCCAGGTGGCGGTTCACCACCAGCCGGAAGGCGCGTCCGCGCCGGGAGCGGGCCACGGGGTACTGGGCGGCGAAACGCGCCAGGTTGCGCAGGCAGGCGGTGCTCTGCACGCACACCAGGAGCACGTCGTCGGAGATGTCCATGATGCGCTGGGACACCTCGTCCAGGTAGGCCCCCAGGTCCACCACCACGGTGTCGAAGAGCCTGCGGGCCTGTTCGGCCAGGAAGCCCATCACCTCGGCCCCGGCCAGTTGGATCTCGTCGGGCTGGGCGGGCGGGGGCAGCAGGCGCAGACCCGAGGCGTGCTGGGTCATGAGGCTCAGGAGATAGGTGCCGTCCAGGCGGCCCACGTTCTTCACGGCCTCGCCCCAGTGGTAGCGGCAGTTGAGGTCGAGAAACATCTGGGCCTCGCCGTAGGGCAGGCCCAGGTCCAGGAGGGCGGCGGCGCGCTCCCGGCCCTGGGCGGCGCGCTGGCGCTCCAGGGCCACGTTGACGGCCAGGGTGGTGCCGCCCACGCCGCCTTTGAGGCAGAACACGCTGACGAGCCTGCCGGGCGCGGGACCGCCCGCGCTCGCCAGCCGCTCCTGGGCGAACTGCTCGAACCGGGGGAGCAGGTCGTCCTCGCCCAGGCTCTCGGAGAGGAATTCGAGCACCCCGGCGTGCATGGCCGCCACGATGAGCGCCGCGTCGGAGGTGTCGCCCAGGAGCAGGAGGCCCGTGTCGGGGTTCTCCTGCCGGAAGGCCTCCAGGGCGCGCTCCTCGGCCTCGGGGTCCGGCCCGGCCTGACGCACGCAGAGGTCCGGGGCCTGGGCGTCTTCCGAGGCCAGCACGCGAAGGCCCGCCTGGGCGGCGCACTTTTCGGCCAGGACGCGGGTGACCAGGTTGCGGATGTCCAGAAGGACGGTGGGGGTGGTGTTCATGCCCAAAATGCAGCCCGGCCTCGCCCGGGAGCGCCTACTTGGAGCCGGACTGCCCCTGCCCCGGCGCGATGTTCTTGAGGATTTTCTCGAAGACGCCCTCCCCCTGCTTTTCCTCACCCATCTTTTCGTGGCGGTTGGCGGCCATGGCGGCGGCCTGTCCGTCCATGCCGGTGACGGGTTTGTCGCCTCCGGCCCCGGGGTTGGCGACCTGGCTTTGCATGGTGGACTGCACCGACTCGCCGAACTTCCACTCGGTCTTGGGTTCTTGGTCCGCGCAGGCCGCGAGGGCCAGGAGGGCTGCGGCAAGAAGGGCGGCGCGCAGGGCGGTGTCGGGGCGCATGGGGGCTCCTCGGTTCGGGCGCTTACTTGCCCGCGTCGGAGGGTTGGGGGGGCCTCGGAGCGCCCGATGCCGGGGGATTGGGCAGGGCGTGGCCGAACTCGCCGTCCAGGGTGCGCCCGGCCGGGATGCCCGCCGCGGGGGCGGCCGGTTGAGCGCCCAGGCCCAACTTGGAGCGGTCGATGCCCAGATAGAATTCCAGGTCGTCGGGTTCCTTGAGGCCGCCGTCGGTGGGCAACTTGATGGCCTTGGGGTCGGCCGGCTTGGCGAGCCTGGGGGTGATGATGATCAGCAGCTCCGTCTCGTTCTTCTGGAACTTGCTGCTCTTGAAGAGGCTGCCCAACACGGGCACGTCGCCCACGCCGGGGAACTTGCTGGCCGTGGAGCGGGTGTCCTGGGAGAGCAGGCCCGCGATGGCGAAGCTCTGGCCGTCGCCCAGCTCGATCACGGTGGCGGCGCTGCGCTTCTTGAGGGCCGGAATGACGAAGCTGCCCACCTGCACGGCGTTGGCGGGGTCCAGCTCCGAGACCGAGGGGGCTACCTGGAGGCTGATCTTGTCTCCAGCCAGCACGTGGGGGGTGAAGCGCAATTCCACGCCGTATTTTTTCCACTCGATGCTGATGGTGCCCAGGGCCTGGGGGATGGGCACGGGGAT contains:
- a CDS encoding type II secretion system F family protein, which codes for METDLFAASLAALAALAGVWLWFLAADRRERRKRLLARTEGRYGLDEKKPGSGQQAGPGLARGLLDAVGRVGQLFAPKKPEEISEVRVELIRAGFRKASAFTVFWGFKMGLALGGLGMAALVHATVLAEALAQIKALAYLMLPGLGLYLPTLWLRMAGAKRRKAIRNALPDALDLLVVCVEAGMGLDQAVFRVSSELRAGYPEMSEEFRQLNLELRAGKSRRDALKNLAWRIGIDDVNSLTALLIQSDLFGTSIAQTLRVYADAMRTKRFQLAEEKAAKLPVKLLLPLIFFILPPLFIVIVGPGVIRLMTVMGGSLR
- a CDS encoding type II secretion system F family protein, producing the protein MPPLPVTLAVAVACVYLGVLVLVLFGRDSAQRRERTLKRLEALEERPDVEAPAILVKKQRLSEVEWLDQGLARLGWTGRMARKLAQARVNAPLSVFVLLSLTIAVLGAALGGLLFEGVLVPALFGVALGWLPTWWINRRINARNARFEEQLPDALDLVSRALKAGHTFPTGLTMVQQEFEDPIGEEFGKTLEEINFGGSVQESLDNLSQRVNSPDLMFFVVSVKIQSETGGNLAEIVENISRLIRERFKLRGRVNVLSAEGRFAAWILCCMPPGIALVINLINPGYMGALLEPGLGRTLLYGAIFQMALGVFSITQMIKIKV
- a CDS encoding CpaF family protein translates to MRGRQLIRPTAQAQAPAAPELDPQRSAAQGDQYYELKTLLHERLIEVIDLSLLESLDPAALKSEINRLVNGLLGDEFAHAPLNRAERERLVDEVHDEIMGLGPLEPFLKDSTVNDILVNAYSHIYVERRGRLELTGARFKDNDHLKKIIDRIVNRVGRRVDESSPMVDARLPDGSRVNAIIPPLAIDGPALSIRKFSKDPLELDDLIAFKALTPELGELLKGIVMARLNILISGGTGSGKTTMLNCLSRFIPEHERIVTVEDAAELQLKQEHVVRLETRPANIEGRGEITQRDLVKNCLRMRPDRIIIGEVRGGEALDMLQAMNTGHDGSLATIHANTPRDALMRLETMVAMAGLNISSLSLKRYVSSAIDVIIQIARLSDGSRKMISFQELTGMEGEIITMQEIFAFEQKGLNAEGKVRGQFLSRGIRPKFSERLSAKGINLPGNLFAPRVLLEM
- a CDS encoding AAA family ATPase, whose translation is MAAERPLGVLLAGDPAVLPVLRAALEGQPLARPAEARPDVVFVAAGQNIQAALDQLAQAAREHPGAQLALAAHPAAPELFLAALRLGVREALPAADLERKLPGALERMAGRVRRSAPASSGRSGALHAFIGAKGGVGVTTLAVGAARELARPGPGGAPRESVLVDMNLPYGESPLFLGITPGTSLAEILAREGALQARAAAECAERHVSGLSLLALPAQLADAPAGLSPELLCEILAELRSRHDHVSVDLGIYIDDLTLRVMGQADGVYLVGVQSMACVRNIRRFLDYVRPQGEVRLVVNRHLSDCELSVEDMEKALGLKCFQVIPNDYALTLEAINLGRPVADLAPRSAVSRALAALASGMSGERAESGLAGLARRLFGRAPGGR
- a CDS encoding AAA family ATPase, whose amino-acid sequence is MNTTPTVLLDIRNLVTRVLAEKCAAQAGLRVLASEDAQAPDLCVRQAGPDPEAEERALEAFRQENPDTGLLLLGDTSDAALIVAAMHAGVLEFLSESLGEDDLLPRFEQFAQERLASAGGPAPGRLVSVFCLKGGVGGTTLAVNVALERQRAAQGRERAAALLDLGLPYGEAQMFLDLNCRYHWGEAVKNVGRLDGTYLLSLMTQHASGLRLLPPPAQPDEIQLAGAEVMGFLAEQARRLFDTVVVDLGAYLDEVSQRIMDISDDVLLVCVQSTACLRNLARFAAQYPVARSRRGRAFRLVVNRHLEKAQITPAQLEEAAGIAGAWLVPNDYPATLGAINQGLPLAEAAPKAPVTEAVRALALSLDGGPQRPERKARFGLFALGKG